One region of Streptomyces rishiriensis genomic DNA includes:
- a CDS encoding protein kinase domain-containing protein, whose product MPLNKDDPKALGGYRIVDRIGSGGMGVVYLGRSRSGREVAVKVVHAQYAEDKVFRARFRQEIDAVRKVSGAFTAPVVDADPEAVRPWMATQYVPGLALSARIRVAGPLKGAELRRLALGLAEALRDIHRAGVVHRDLKPSNVLMAQDGPRVIDFGISRATENPTLTETGHAIGTPPFMSPEQFKDARSVGPASDVFSLGALLVFAATGRGPFDADSPYLTAWRVMHEEPKVDAVAEPLRAVLTRCLAKDAADRPGLEELAGEFARALPEPAADDRETVTLRLPPEPEAGEEPESLAAPPRTGRRSRLRRWPVLAGVAGVLALALTGYLLDVGPFGRDGTSGDADSTGSEAIGWGPLPRGWQPWRTSVFGTAASGVAKPLEGAGTSFGTSLSCAMGEGALYCGGDGVLPVRVDGTTGRLSWRADSQPSGLARERYDGAVLGVHDGVLLMTQSVLNSAGDDTTGTVLALDAATGERLWSRTLDQTGSVDSAVVGDLLMTSDGYRVTAREVRDGTARWKATVPAGPTYSCEFHAVDSVPFVGCTDAGTPSRTVFYAVDPADGSTRKVSVPDGDGEYVGAVDGDLAFVMYVARDLRTPAESAYGEVVLVDPDTGAVRKKQLPDSPRGQAALVGGVLCFASSSGRMTAHSPETGERLWQTSTTLQQPGPAVADGQGQAVFAASASGRVAALDLDTGDLLWESPARAEQVVGVGYSSARVFLDEGAVVVLSPDGTVFALDPAHPDREPPAG is encoded by the coding sequence TTGCCGCTGAACAAGGACGACCCGAAGGCGCTCGGTGGATACCGGATCGTCGACCGGATCGGATCCGGTGGCATGGGCGTCGTCTACCTGGGCCGGTCCCGTTCGGGGCGTGAGGTCGCCGTCAAGGTGGTGCACGCCCAGTACGCGGAGGACAAGGTCTTCCGGGCCCGCTTCCGGCAGGAGATCGACGCCGTCCGCAAGGTGAGCGGTGCCTTCACCGCCCCGGTGGTGGACGCCGACCCGGAGGCCGTACGGCCCTGGATGGCCACCCAGTACGTGCCCGGACTGGCGCTCTCCGCCCGGATCCGGGTCGCCGGCCCGCTGAAGGGGGCGGAACTGCGCCGGCTGGCCCTGGGGCTGGCGGAGGCGCTGCGGGACATCCACCGGGCCGGGGTCGTCCACCGTGACCTCAAGCCCTCCAACGTCCTGATGGCGCAGGACGGCCCCCGGGTCATCGACTTCGGCATCTCCCGGGCCACCGAGAACCCGACCCTCACCGAGACCGGTCACGCCATCGGCACCCCGCCGTTCATGTCCCCGGAGCAGTTCAAGGACGCCCGGTCGGTCGGTCCCGCCTCGGACGTCTTCTCCCTCGGCGCGCTGCTGGTGTTCGCCGCGACCGGCCGCGGTCCCTTCGACGCCGACAGCCCGTATCTGACGGCGTGGCGGGTGATGCACGAGGAACCGAAGGTGGACGCGGTCGCCGAGCCGCTGCGTGCGGTCCTGACCCGCTGTCTGGCCAAGGACGCCGCCGACCGGCCCGGACTCGAGGAGCTGGCCGGGGAGTTCGCCCGGGCGTTGCCCGAACCCGCGGCGGACGACCGGGAGACGGTGACCCTGCGTCTGCCGCCCGAGCCCGAGGCGGGCGAGGAACCGGAGTCGCTCGCCGCGCCGCCCCGCACGGGCCGCCGTTCCCGGCTGCGCCGTTGGCCGGTCCTGGCCGGGGTCGCGGGCGTGCTGGCGCTGGCGCTCACCGGCTACCTGCTCGACGTCGGCCCGTTCGGCAGGGACGGCACCTCGGGGGATGCGGACAGCACCGGTTCCGAGGCCATCGGCTGGGGTCCCCTGCCCCGAGGCTGGCAGCCCTGGCGGACCTCGGTGTTCGGCACCGCCGCGAGCGGCGTGGCGAAGCCGCTGGAGGGCGCCGGGACCTCCTTCGGCACCTCCCTGTCCTGCGCGATGGGCGAGGGCGCCCTCTACTGCGGGGGCGACGGCGTCCTCCCGGTCCGCGTCGACGGGACGACGGGCCGTCTGAGCTGGCGGGCCGACTCCCAGCCCTCGGGCCTGGCCCGGGAGCGGTACGACGGCGCGGTCCTCGGGGTGCACGACGGCGTGCTGCTCATGACCCAGTCGGTCCTGAACAGCGCGGGCGACGACACGACCGGCACTGTCCTGGCCCTCGACGCCGCCACCGGCGAACGGCTCTGGTCGCGCACGCTCGACCAGACGGGATCCGTCGATTCCGCGGTCGTGGGCGATCTGCTGATGACCTCGGACGGCTACCGGGTGACCGCCCGCGAAGTACGCGACGGCACCGCGCGTTGGAAGGCCACCGTGCCGGCCGGGCCCACCTACTCCTGCGAGTTCCACGCCGTCGACAGCGTGCCGTTCGTCGGCTGCACCGACGCGGGTACCCCGTCGCGCACGGTGTTCTACGCCGTCGACCCCGCCGACGGCTCGACCCGGAAGGTGAGCGTGCCGGACGGCGACGGCGAGTACGTCGGTGCCGTCGACGGAGACCTGGCCTTCGTGATGTACGTGGCCCGGGATCTCCGAACCCCCGCAGAGTCGGCGTACGGCGAGGTCGTGCTGGTCGACCCGGACACCGGCGCGGTACGGAAGAAGCAGTTGCCGGACAGTCCGCGCGGCCAGGCGGCCCTGGTGGGCGGAGTGCTCTGCTTCGCCTCCTCCAGCGGCCGGATGACCGCCCACTCGCCCGAGACGGGCGAGCGGCTGTGGCAGACCTCGACGACCCTTCAGCAGCCGGGCCCCGCCGTCGCCGACGGCCAGGGGCAGGCGGTGTTCGCGGCCAGCGCCTCCGGGCGGGTCGCCGCCCTCGACCTCGATACGGGCGACCTGCTGTGGGAGTCGCCCGCGCGGGCCGAGCAGGTCGTCGGGGTCGGCTATTCCTCGGCACGGGTGTTCCTCGACGAGGGAGCCGTGGTGGTGCTCAGCCCCGACGGGACCGTCTTCGCGCTGGACCCGGCCCACCCCGACCGCGAGCCGCCGGCGGGGTGA
- a CDS encoding efflux RND transporter permease subunit has translation MSWLSRFSLAQRALIGLMSIVAIAFGAIAIPQLKQQLLPTIELPMVSVLAPYQGASPDVVEKQVIEPIEDNLEGVDGITGVTSTASEGNAVIVASFDYGNDTKQLVADVQQAVNRARVQLPDAVDPQVVAGSTDDMPTVVLAVTSDKDQQALADQLDRSVVPALRDIDGVGQVTVTGVRDLQVSVTPDDAKLAKAGLTTQSLAQALQAGGATVPAGSFDEAGSNRTVRVGGGYTSVAQIEDLRIPGLAGAKPVRLGDVAAVRQEEAPADSLTRTDGRPSLAVMVTMDHDGSAVAISDAVDAELADLRQDLGSGATITVVSDSGPAVAKAIEGLTTEGALGLLFAVLVILVFLASIRSTLVTAVSIPLSVVLALIVLWTRDLSLNMLTLGALTIAIGRVVDDSIVVLENIKRHLGYGEERQSAIITAVREVAGAVTSSTLTTVAVFLPIDLVGGMVGALFGAFSLTVTAALLASLLVSLTVVPVLSYWFLRAPKGTPEDAEEARRAAEEKEAKSRLQRFYVPVLRFATRRRLTSVAIAVVVLIATFAMAPLLKTNFFDQGEQQVLTVKQELKPGTSLAATDAQAEKVERLLAGTEGVKDYQVTVGSSGFMAAFGGGTDTNQASYQVMLEDSASYEDVQQRVEDGLKKLEGIGTTTVAAGDGFGSQDLSVVVKAADAGVLRTAAEQVREAVAGLDDVTDVTSDLSQSVPRIAVRANAKAAAAGFDDQTLGAAVAQAVRGTTAAKAVLDDTERDVVITSAKPATTLAQLKALRLGAVKLGDIATVELVDGPVSMTRIDGRRAATVTAKPTGDNTGAVSADLTSRLDALKLPEGATAEIGGVSQDQDDAFKNLALAMLAAIAIVFMLLVATFRSLAQPLILLVSIPFAATGAIGLLLVTGTPMGVPAMIGMLMLIGIVVTNAIVLIDLINQYRKQGYGVVEAVVEGGRHRLRPILMTALATIFALLPMALGVTGEGGFIAQPLAVVVIGGLITSTLLTLLLVPTLYAMLELRKERRAKKRAAKRQQPAQPEKNPEPAGV, from the coding sequence ATGTCCTGGCTGTCCCGATTCAGCCTCGCGCAACGGGCCCTGATAGGCCTCATGTCCATCGTCGCGATCGCCTTCGGCGCGATCGCGATCCCGCAACTGAAGCAACAGCTCCTCCCCACCATCGAACTGCCGATGGTCTCCGTCCTCGCCCCCTACCAGGGCGCCTCCCCGGACGTCGTCGAGAAGCAGGTCATCGAGCCGATCGAGGACAACCTCGAGGGTGTCGACGGCATCACCGGCGTCACCTCCACGGCGAGCGAGGGCAACGCCGTGATCGTGGCGTCCTTCGACTACGGCAACGACACCAAGCAACTCGTCGCCGACGTCCAGCAGGCCGTCAACCGGGCCCGCGTCCAGCTCCCCGACGCCGTGGACCCGCAGGTCGTCGCCGGTTCCACCGACGACATGCCGACCGTCGTCCTCGCGGTCACCTCCGACAAGGACCAGCAGGCGCTCGCCGACCAGCTCGACCGGAGCGTCGTCCCGGCGCTGCGGGACATCGACGGCGTCGGCCAGGTCACCGTCACCGGCGTCCGGGATCTCCAGGTCTCGGTCACCCCCGACGACGCGAAGCTGGCCAAGGCCGGTCTGACCACGCAGTCCCTCGCCCAGGCGCTCCAGGCGGGCGGCGCGACCGTCCCGGCCGGCTCCTTCGACGAGGCGGGCAGCAACCGCACGGTCCGGGTCGGCGGCGGCTACACCTCCGTCGCCCAGATCGAGGACCTGCGGATCCCGGGCCTCGCCGGCGCGAAGCCGGTACGGCTCGGTGACGTGGCCGCGGTGCGGCAGGAGGAGGCCCCGGCCGACTCCCTCACCCGCACCGACGGCAGGCCCAGCCTCGCCGTGATGGTCACCATGGACCACGACGGCAGCGCGGTCGCCATCTCCGACGCCGTCGACGCCGAGCTGGCCGACCTGCGCCAGGACCTCGGCTCGGGCGCGACGATCACCGTCGTCAGCGACAGCGGTCCGGCCGTCGCGAAGGCCATCGAGGGACTGACCACGGAGGGCGCCCTCGGTCTGCTCTTCGCCGTCCTCGTCATCCTGGTCTTCCTGGCGTCGATCCGCTCGACACTGGTGACGGCGGTCAGCATCCCGCTCTCCGTGGTGCTGGCGCTGATCGTCCTGTGGACGCGGGACCTCTCGCTGAACATGCTGACGCTGGGCGCGCTGACCATCGCGATCGGCCGGGTCGTCGACGACTCGATCGTCGTCCTGGAGAACATCAAGCGCCACCTCGGCTACGGCGAGGAGCGGCAGTCCGCGATCATCACGGCCGTGCGCGAGGTGGCCGGGGCGGTCACCTCCTCCACCCTCACCACCGTCGCCGTGTTCCTGCCGATCGACCTAGTCGGCGGCATGGTGGGCGCCCTGTTCGGCGCGTTCTCGCTCACCGTGACGGCGGCCCTGCTGGCTTCTCTGCTGGTCTCGCTGACGGTCGTCCCTGTCCTGTCGTACTGGTTCCTGCGCGCCCCCAAGGGCACCCCCGAGGACGCCGAGGAAGCCCGTCGGGCGGCCGAGGAGAAGGAGGCGAAGAGCCGCCTCCAGCGCTTCTACGTCCCCGTGCTGCGCTTCGCCACCCGGCGCCGTCTCACCAGTGTGGCGATCGCCGTCGTCGTGCTGATCGCCACATTCGCCATGGCGCCCCTGCTGAAGACCAACTTCTTCGACCAGGGCGAGCAGCAGGTCCTGACGGTCAAGCAGGAGCTGAAGCCGGGCACCAGCCTGGCCGCGACCGACGCCCAGGCCGAGAAGGTCGAGCGGCTGCTCGCCGGCACCGAGGGCGTGAAGGACTACCAGGTCACCGTCGGCTCCTCCGGCTTCATGGCGGCCTTCGGTGGCGGCACCGACACCAACCAGGCCTCGTACCAGGTGATGCTCGAGGACTCGGCCTCGTACGAGGACGTCCAGCAGCGGGTCGAGGACGGGCTGAAGAAGCTCGAGGGCATCGGGACGACCACCGTCGCCGCCGGTGACGGCTTCGGCAGCCAGGACCTGAGCGTCGTCGTGAAGGCGGCCGACGCGGGTGTGCTGCGCACCGCAGCCGAGCAGGTCCGTGAGGCCGTGGCCGGCCTCGACGACGTCACCGACGTCACCAGCGACCTGTCGCAGAGTGTGCCGCGCATCGCGGTCAGGGCGAACGCCAAGGCCGCCGCGGCCGGTTTCGACGACCAGACGCTGGGCGCGGCGGTCGCCCAGGCGGTCCGCGGGACCACGGCCGCGAAGGCGGTACTGGACGACACCGAGCGTGATGTGGTCATCACCTCGGCGAAGCCCGCGACGACGCTCGCCCAGCTCAAGGCCCTGCGTCTGGGCGCGGTGAAGCTCGGTGACATCGCCACCGTGGAACTGGTCGACGGCCCGGTCTCGATGACCCGCATCGACGGCCGGCGGGCGGCCACCGTCACCGCGAAGCCGACCGGGGACAACACCGGCGCGGTGAGCGCCGACCTCACCTCGAGGCTCGACGCGCTGAAGCTCCCGGAGGGCGCCACGGCCGAGATCGGCGGGGTCTCGCAGGACCAGGACGACGCGTTCAAGAACCTCGCCCTGGCGATGCTCGCGGCGATCGCGATCGTCTTCATGCTGCTGGTGGCGACCTTCCGGTCGCTGGCCCAGCCGCTGATCCTGCTGGTCTCGATCCCCTTCGCGGCGACCGGCGCGATCGGACTGCTGCTCGTCACCGGCACCCCGATGGGCGTCCCGGCGATGATCGGCATGCTGATGCTCATCGGCATCGTGGTGACCAACGCGATCGTCCTGATCGACCTCATCAACCAGTACCGCAAGCAGGGGTACGGCGTGGTCGAGGCCGTGGTCGAGGGCGGGCGGCACCGGCTGCGTCCCATCCTCATGACGGCGCTGGCGACCATCTTCGCCCTGCTCCCGATGGCTCTGGGCGTCACCGGCGAAGGCGGCTTCATCGCCCAGCCGCTGGCGGTGGTCGTGATCGGCGGTCTGATCACCTCGACGCTGCTCACCCTGCTGCTCGTCCCGACCCTGTACGCGATGCTCGAACTCCGCAAGGAACGCCGGGCGAAGAAGCGTGCCGCGAAGCGACAGCAGCCGGCGCAGCCCGAGAAGAACCCGGAACCGGCCGGAGTCTGA
- a CDS encoding response regulator, whose translation MTIRVLLADDQALLRSAFRVLVDSEPDMEVVGEASDGAQAVRLAKEQRADVVLMDIRMPGTDGLAATRLISADPSLAHVRVVILTTFEVDDYVVRSLRAGASGFLGKGSEPEELLSAIRVAAGGEALLSPTATKGLIARFLAQGGALDDTHDPARSARLDALTVREREVLVQVAGGHSNDEIAERLEVSPLTVKTHVNRAMAKLGARDRAQLVVIAYESGLVRPRVE comes from the coding sequence ATGACCATCCGTGTCCTGCTCGCCGACGACCAGGCGCTGCTGCGCAGCGCGTTCCGCGTGCTCGTCGACTCGGAGCCCGACATGGAGGTGGTCGGCGAGGCGTCCGACGGCGCCCAGGCGGTCCGGCTGGCCAAGGAGCAGCGCGCCGACGTCGTCCTGATGGACATCCGCATGCCCGGCACGGACGGCCTCGCCGCGACCCGGCTGATCAGCGCCGATCCGTCCCTCGCACACGTCAGGGTGGTCATCCTGACGACGTTCGAGGTCGACGACTACGTGGTGCGGTCGCTACGGGCCGGCGCCTCCGGTTTCCTCGGCAAGGGCAGCGAGCCGGAGGAGCTGCTGAGCGCCATACGGGTCGCCGCCGGCGGGGAGGCGCTGCTTTCGCCGACCGCGACCAAGGGCCTGATCGCCCGCTTCCTGGCCCAGGGCGGCGCGCTGGACGACACCCACGACCCGGCCCGGTCCGCCCGGCTGGACGCGCTGACCGTGCGTGAGCGCGAGGTCCTCGTGCAGGTCGCCGGCGGCCACTCCAACGACGAGATCGCCGAGCGCCTCGAGGTCAGCCCGCTCACCGTGAAGACGCACGTCAACCGGGCCATGGCCAAGCTGGGCGCACGCGACCGGGCCCAGCTCGTGGTGATCGCGTACGAGTCGGGGCTGGTACGTCCGAGGGTGGAGTGA
- a CDS encoding sensor histidine kinase codes for MTPFARAQRRLKAHPLALDAGLAAGVLLCMLAGSFVDPHGGHGVSWSIRSPDPLSLLLMTLSAVALVFRRSAPMTVLALTGAASVTESVTGDPRAPVAMSAVIALFTVAATTDRATTVRAGLLTMTILTGAAMLAGPLPWYAQENLGILAWTGIGATAGDAVRSRRAVVQAIRDRAERAERTREEEARRRVAEERLRIARDLHDVVAHHIALVNVQAGVAAHVMDKRPDQAKEALAHVREASRSALNELRATVGLLRQSGDPEAPTEPAPGLDRLDELAGTFRNAGLQVEVARTDHGTELPAAADLAAYRVIQEALTNVQKHAGPEAKAEVSVVRVGPNIEVTVLDDGRPAKDGPPAAGGGHGLLGMRERVTALRGTLTTGPRYGGGFRVHAILPVKTRTATTGENA; via the coding sequence GTGACCCCCTTCGCCCGGGCCCAGCGTCGGCTGAAGGCCCACCCCCTCGCCCTGGACGCGGGCCTCGCCGCGGGCGTACTGCTCTGCATGCTGGCCGGCTCCTTCGTCGACCCGCACGGAGGGCACGGCGTCAGCTGGAGCATCCGCAGCCCGGATCCGCTCAGCCTGCTGCTGATGACCCTCTCCGCCGTCGCCCTCGTCTTCCGCCGCAGCGCCCCCATGACGGTCCTCGCCCTCACCGGCGCCGCCTCGGTGACGGAGTCGGTCACCGGCGACCCCCGGGCCCCCGTCGCCATGTCCGCCGTGATCGCCCTCTTCACGGTCGCCGCCACCACCGACCGCGCCACCACCGTCCGCGCGGGTCTGCTCACCATGACGATCCTCACCGGCGCGGCGATGCTCGCCGGACCGCTGCCCTGGTACGCCCAGGAGAACCTGGGGATCCTCGCCTGGACCGGCATCGGGGCCACCGCCGGCGACGCCGTCCGCAGCCGCCGGGCCGTCGTCCAGGCCATCCGGGACCGCGCCGAGCGCGCGGAGCGCACCCGGGAGGAGGAGGCCCGCCGCCGGGTCGCGGAGGAGCGCCTGCGTATCGCCCGCGACCTGCACGACGTCGTCGCCCACCACATCGCCCTGGTCAACGTCCAGGCCGGAGTCGCCGCGCATGTCATGGACAAGCGGCCCGACCAGGCCAAGGAGGCCCTCGCCCACGTCCGCGAGGCCAGCCGCTCCGCGCTCAACGAACTGCGGGCCACCGTCGGCCTGCTGCGCCAGTCCGGCGACCCCGAGGCCCCCACCGAACCCGCACCCGGCCTGGACCGCCTCGACGAGCTGGCCGGCACCTTCCGCAACGCCGGCCTCCAGGTCGAGGTGGCCCGTACCGACCACGGGACCGAACTCCCGGCCGCCGCCGACCTGGCCGCCTACCGGGTCATCCAGGAAGCCCTCACCAATGTGCAGAAGCACGCGGGGCCCGAAGCGAAAGCCGAGGTCAGCGTCGTGCGCGTGGGACCGAACATCGAGGTCACGGTCCTCGACGACGGGCGTCCCGCGAAGGACGGGCCCCCGGCGGCCGGCGGCGGCCACGGTCTGCTCGGCATGCGCGAGCGCGTCACCGCCCTGCGCGGCACCCTCACCACCGGTCCCCGCTACGGAGGCGGCTTCCGCGTCCATGCGATCCTGCCGGTCAAGACCCGCACGGCCACCACGGGGGAGAACGCATGA
- the pspAA gene encoding PspA-associated protein PspAA — protein MIVRIMGEGQWQLADSHLVELNTLDDELLAEMESGDEDGFHRTLGALLDAVRRLGDRLPDDALEPSELILPAPDASLDEVRQMLSDDGLIPG, from the coding sequence ATGATCGTACGGATCATGGGGGAGGGTCAGTGGCAACTGGCCGACTCCCATCTCGTCGAACTGAACACGCTGGACGACGAGCTGCTCGCGGAGATGGAGAGCGGCGACGAGGACGGCTTCCACCGCACCCTCGGCGCCCTCCTGGACGCCGTCCGCCGCCTCGGCGACCGGCTGCCGGACGACGCCCTGGAACCCTCGGAACTGATCCTCCCGGCCCCGGACGCGAGCCTGGACGAGGTACGGCAGATGCTGAGCGACGACGGCCTGATCCCGGGATGA
- a CDS encoding PspA/IM30 family protein: MSGVMKRMGMIFRAKANKALDRAEDPRETLDYSYQKQLELLQKVRRGVADVATSRKRLELQLNQLQSQSSKLEDQGRKALALGREDLAREALSRRAALQQQVTDLETQHSTLQGEEEKLTLAAQRLQAKVDAFRTKKETIKATYTAAQAQTRIGEAFSGISEEMGDVGLAIQRAEDKTAQLQARAGALDELMASGALDDPTGIAKDDLQAELDRLSGGTDVELELQRMKAELAGGTSQAIGSGGGSSAGQQAIEGGTSQSQSQQQPQDTPRFDKQ, encoded by the coding sequence ATGAGCGGTGTCATGAAGCGTATGGGGATGATCTTCCGCGCGAAGGCGAACAAGGCCCTTGACCGGGCCGAGGACCCGCGCGAAACCCTCGACTACTCGTATCAGAAACAGCTGGAGCTCCTGCAGAAGGTCCGCCGCGGCGTCGCCGACGTCGCGACCTCGCGCAAGCGCCTCGAACTCCAGCTGAACCAGTTGCAGTCGCAGTCCTCCAAGCTGGAGGACCAGGGCCGCAAGGCGCTCGCCCTCGGCCGTGAGGACCTCGCCCGCGAGGCGCTCTCCCGCCGGGCGGCCCTCCAGCAGCAGGTCACCGACCTCGAGACGCAGCACTCCACGCTCCAGGGCGAGGAGGAGAAGCTCACCCTCGCGGCCCAGCGCCTCCAGGCCAAGGTGGACGCCTTCCGTACGAAGAAGGAGACCATCAAGGCCACCTACACCGCCGCCCAGGCGCAGACCCGCATCGGCGAGGCCTTCTCCGGCATCTCCGAGGAGATGGGCGACGTCGGCCTGGCCATTCAGCGGGCCGAGGACAAGACCGCCCAGCTCCAGGCCCGTGCGGGCGCTCTCGACGAGCTCATGGCGTCCGGCGCGCTGGACGACCCGACGGGCATCGCGAAGGACGACCTCCAGGCCGAGCTGGACCGGCTCTCCGGTGGTACGGATGTAGAGCTGGAACTGCAGCGCATGAAGGCCGAGCTCGCTGGGGGCACCTCCCAGGCCATTGGCTCTGGGGGAGGAAGCTCGGCCGGCCAGCAGGCCATCGAAGGCGGCACGAGCCAGTCGCAGTCCCAGCAGCAGCCACAGGACACCCCGCGCTTCGACAAGCAGTAG
- a CDS encoding DUF3043 domain-containing protein, which yields MFRSRAKEEKAPADKAVVTDSMQPRDPQAKKGRPTPKRSEAQSQRRSVANTSMSRKEASKRQRDERRAQMDRQRQALAGGDERYLPVRDKGPVRKFAREFIDSRFNVAEFFLPMAVVILVLSMVRVGSLQTIALLLWLVVIVLIVLDSFVTSFRLRKQLAERFPDQNRRGAVAYALMRSLQMRRLRLPKPQIKRGARP from the coding sequence GTGTTCCGTAGCCGTGCCAAGGAAGAGAAGGCCCCCGCCGACAAGGCCGTGGTGACCGACTCCATGCAGCCCCGTGACCCGCAGGCCAAGAAGGGCAGGCCCACGCCCAAGCGCAGTGAGGCCCAGTCCCAGCGCCGCAGTGTCGCCAACACCTCCATGTCCCGCAAGGAGGCCTCCAAGCGTCAGCGCGACGAGCGCCGCGCCCAGATGGACAGGCAGCGCCAGGCGCTGGCCGGCGGTGACGAGCGTTATCTGCCGGTCCGCGACAAGGGCCCGGTCCGCAAGTTCGCGCGCGAGTTCATCGACTCCCGGTTCAACGTGGCGGAGTTCTTCCTGCCGATGGCCGTGGTCATCCTGGTGCTCAGCATGGTGCGGGTGGGCTCGCTGCAGACCATCGCGCTGCTGCTGTGGCTGGTCGTGATCGTGCTGATCGTGCTGGACTCGTTCGTCACGAGCTTCCGGCTGCGCAAGCAGCTCGCCGAGCGCTTCCCCGACCAGAACCGGCGGGGCGCGGTGGCCTACGCGCTGATGCGGTCCCTGCAGATGCGTCGGCTCCGGCTGCCCAAGCCGCAGATCAAGCGCGGAGCGCGGCCCTGA
- a CDS encoding class I SAM-dependent methyltransferase, with amino-acid sequence MARQLDEQITGRYPVGQRLRVLDVGMGQGTQALRLARLGHQVTGLERDATMIAAAREALCGEPEGIRERMRIIEGDGRDTGVHFLPGSFDVVLCHGVLMYVEEPDALLAGLGRMLAPGGLLSLLVRNADALAMRPGLSGDWTGALDAFDTVTYRNRLGLDVRADRLAVLTDALAGIGAPLQAWYGVRVFTDTAADGAEIPQDPQQRESLLSAEERAGRTDPYRQVAALLHLCGVRG; translated from the coding sequence GTGGCCCGGCAGCTCGACGAGCAGATAACGGGGCGCTACCCGGTCGGGCAGCGGCTGCGGGTGCTCGACGTGGGCATGGGCCAGGGCACGCAGGCGCTGCGGCTGGCCCGGCTCGGGCACCAGGTGACCGGGCTCGAGCGGGACGCGACGATGATCGCCGCGGCCCGGGAGGCGCTGTGCGGCGAGCCCGAGGGCATCCGGGAGCGGATGCGGATCATCGAGGGCGACGGCCGGGACACCGGGGTGCACTTTCTGCCCGGCAGTTTCGACGTGGTGCTGTGCCACGGCGTGCTGATGTACGTCGAGGAGCCGGACGCGCTCCTCGCCGGGCTCGGGCGGATGCTGGCCCCGGGCGGGCTGCTGTCGCTGCTCGTGCGCAACGCGGACGCCCTGGCCATGCGGCCGGGCCTGTCCGGCGACTGGACGGGCGCGCTCGACGCCTTCGACACCGTCACCTACCGCAACCGGCTGGGGCTCGACGTACGGGCGGACCGGCTGGCGGTGCTGACCGACGCGCTGGCCGGGATCGGGGCGCCGCTCCAGGCCTGGTACGGCGTGCGGGTCTTCACGGACACGGCGGCGGACGGGGCGGAGATCCCGCAGGACCCGCAGCAGCGGGAGAGTCTGCTGTCCGCCGAGGAGCGGGCCGGGCGGACCGACCCCTACCGGCAGGTGGCGGCGCTGCTGCATCTGTGCGGGGTGCGCGGCTGA